A single Muntiacus reevesi chromosome 9, mMunRee1.1, whole genome shotgun sequence DNA region contains:
- the CAVIN3 gene encoding caveolae-associated protein 3 — protein sequence MGESALESGPVPGAPAGGPVHAVTVVTLLEKLAAMLETLRERQGGLAQRQGGLAGSVRRIQSNLGALSRSHDTTSNTLAQLLAKAERVGSHADAAQERAVRRAAQVQRLEANHGLLVARGKLHVLLFKEEAEIPAKAFQKAPEPFGLADQAELGPQQPEAEAEESSEEEEPVESRARRLRRSGLEKVQSLRRALSGRKGHAAPAPTPVKPPRLGPGRSAEGQPEAQPALESKLEPEPPQDTEEDPGRPGAAEAAAVLQVESAA from the exons ATGGGGGAGAGCGCTCTGGAGTCGGGGCCTGTGCCCGGAGCGCCGGCCGGGGGCCCGGTGCACGCCGTCACGGTGGTGACCCTGCTGGAGAAGCTGGCCGCCATGCTGGAGACGCTGCGCGAgcggcagggaggcctggctcagAGGCAGGGCGGCCTGGCGGGATCCGTGCGCCGCATCCAGAGCAACCTGGGCGCGCTGAGTCGCAGCCACGACACCACGAGCAACACGCTGGCGCAGCTCCTGGCCAAGGCGGAGCGCGTGGGCTCGCACGCGGATGCCGCCCAGGAGCGCGCCGTGCGCCGCGCCGCCCAGGTGCAGCGGCTGGAGGCCAACCACGGGCTGCTGGTGGCGCGCGGGAAGCTCCACGTTCTGCTCTTCAAG GAGGAGGCTGAAATCCCAGCCAAGGCCTTCCAGAAGGCGCCGGAGCCCTTCGGCCTGGCGGACCAGGCTGAACTTGGCCCACAGCAGCCCGAAGCCGAAGCTGAGGAGAGCTCAGAAGAGGAGGAGCCGGTGGAGTCCAGGGCGCGGAGGCTGCGGCGCAGCGGCTTGGAGAAGGTACAGAGCCTGCGAAGGGCCCTTTCAGGCCGCAAAGGCCATGCCGCTCCAGCACCCACGCCTGTCAAGCCACCTCGCCTTGGGCCGGGCCGGAGTGCTGAGGGCCAGCCGGAAGCCCAGCCTGCGCTGGAGTCCAAGCTGGAGCCAGAACCTCCGCAGGACACCGAGGAGGATCCCGGGAGACCTGGGGCTGCCGAAGCGGCGGCTGTGCTCCAAGTAGAGAGTGCGGCCTGA